One genomic segment of Oenanthe melanoleuca isolate GR-GAL-2019-014 chromosome 5, OMel1.0, whole genome shotgun sequence includes these proteins:
- the CELF1 gene encoding CUGBP Elav-like family member 1 isoform X7 codes for MNGTLDHPDQPDLDAIKMFVGQVPRSWCEKDLRELFEQYGAVYEINVLRDRSQNPPQSKGCCFVTFYTRKAALEAQNALHNMKILPGMHHPIQMKPADSEKSNVEDRKLFIGMISKKCNENDIRVMFSPFGQIEECRILRGPDGLSRGCAFVTFTTRAMAQTAIKAMHQAQTMEGCSSPIVVKFADTQKDKEQKRIAQQLQQQMQQISAASIWGNLAGLNTLGPQYLALLQQTAAASSGNLNTLSSLHPMGGLNAMQLQNLAALAAAASAAQNTPSGTAALTSSSSPLSVLTSSAGSSPSSSSSSSVNPMASLGALQTLAGATAGLNVSSLAGMAALNGGLGSGGLSNGTGSTMEALTQAYSGIQQYAAAALPTLYNQSLLTQQSIGAAGSQKEGPEGANLFIYHLPQEFGDQDLLQMFMPFGNVVSAKVFIDKQTNLSKCFGFVSYDNPVSAQAAIQSMNGFQIGMKRLKVQLKRSKNDSKPY; via the exons ATGAATGGCACACTGGATCACCCAGACCAACCTGATTTAGATGCTATCAAAATGTTTGTGGGTCAAGTCCCACGGAGCTGGTGTGAGAAGGATCTAAGAGAACTTTTTGAACAGTATGGTGCTGTCTATGAAATCAATGTCTTGCGGGACAGGAGCCAAAACCCTCCTCAAAGCAAAG GGTGCTGTTTTGTTACATTTTATACCCGTAAAGCTGCACTTGAAGCACAGAATGCTCTTCACAACATGAAGATCCTCCCAGGG ATGCACCATCCTATCCAGATGAAACCAGCTGACAGTGAAAAGAGTAATG TAGAAGATAGGAAGTTGTTTATTGGAATGATATCCAAGAAGTGCAATGAAAATGATATTCGAGTGATGTTCTCCCCCTTTGGGCAGATTGAAGAATGCAGGATATTACGGGGCCCGGATGGCCTGAGCCGAG GTTGTGCATTTGTGACTTTTACAACAAGAGCCATGGCACAAACAGCAATCAAAGCAATGCATCAAGCACAAACCATGGAG GGTTGCTCTTCTCCCATTGTTGTAAAATTTGCAGACACGCAGAAGGACAAAGAGCAGAAACGAATTGCTCAGCAACTTCAGCAGCAAATGCAACAGATCAGTGCTGCCTCAATATGGGGAAACCTGGCTGGTCTCAACACACTTGGACCCCAGTACTTAGCA ctccttcagcagacagcagctgcttcatctGGGAACCTGAACACACTAAGCAGCCTCCACCCAATGGGAG GACTGAATGCGATGCAGTTACAGAACCTGGCCGCGTTGGCAGCTGCGGCCAGCGCAGCTCAGAACACACCGAGCGGCACCGCTGCACtcacctcctccagcagccccctGAGTGTGCTCACCAGCTCAG cagGTTCCTCACCTAGTTCCAGTAGCAGCTCCTCTGTTAATCCAATGGCTTCTCTTGGAGCATTGCAGACGCTGGCAGGTGCTACAGCAGGCCTCAACGTTAGCTCTTTAGCAG GAATGGCAGCCTTAAATGGAGGACTTGGCAGTGGTGGTCTCTCAAATGGGACAGGCAGCACAATGGAAGCCCTCACACAGGCTTATTCTGGAATCCAGCAatatgctgctgctgcactgcccaCACTCTATAACCAGAGTCTTTTAACACAGCAAAGTATTGGTGCAGCAGGAAGTCAAAAAGAAG gtcCAGAAGGAGCCAATCTGTTTATCTACCATCTTCCCCAGGAGTTTGGGGATCAGGATCTGCTGCAGATGTTCATGCCATTTGGAAATGTTGTCTCTGCCAAGGTTTTCATTGACAAGCAGACCAATCTAAGCAAGTGTTTTG GTTTTGTAAGTTACGACAATCCCGTCTCTGCACAGGCTGCCATTCAGTCAATGAACGGCTTCCAGATCGGCATGAAGCGGCTGAAAGTACAGCTCAAGCGCTCCAAGAACGACAGCAAGCCATACTGA